Proteins encoded together in one Desulfovibrio sp. UCD-KL4C window:
- a CDS encoding translation initiation factor Sui1: MPQNKKNSNLVYSTDHGTMCSACNKPKKSCICGKKDTPKNDGIVRIERQTKGRKGKGVSLIYGLPLKGDELKKLAKNLKAKCGTGGTIKDGVVEIQGDHRQSLKIELEKIGYKVKLAGG, from the coding sequence ATGCCTCAAAACAAAAAAAATTCTAATCTTGTATACTCAACGGACCACGGGACAATGTGCTCAGCCTGCAACAAGCCTAAAAAAAGCTGTATTTGCGGTAAAAAAGATACACCTAAAAACGATGGTATCGTACGTATTGAACGCCAGACTAAGGGGCGCAAAGGCAAAGGAGTTTCACTCATTTACGGCCTGCCTTTAAAAGGTGACGAACTTAAAAAATTAGCAAAAAACTTGAAAGCAAAATGCGGAACGGGCGGAACCATAAAAGATGGTGTCGTAGAAATTCAGGGTGATCACAGGCAAAGCCTCAAAATTGAACTGGAAAAAATAGGCTATAAAGTTAAACTGGCTGGAGGATAA
- a CDS encoding ATP-binding protein produces the protein MTAEIKLSIIAIKTAILYAAFGCLWILLSDKILLLFVQDTNTIIRLETYKGWFYVLVTAVLIYGFIKKYLRLQQQSHARYIRLLNNIADPIYLADSQGRIIDSNNSACDKLGYSRKELLTKKIDEIDTTTNLQKWSEFIDTADDDKSFYIESYHKSKDGYVFPTEICVCIFNEDQDRYCLGVARDISMRKKTQEILIQNEKMSSLGELAAGMAHEINNPLSAIMGASQNIYNRMFTDSKINIATAKKYSISLDDMRNYLKKRKVNRMLNSISVSGVRASKIIQSMLTFSRKSIKQLCVCEISELLNETIELISSDYNLTKEYDFKKIKITREYGEDLPQVCCLENEIQQVLLNVLKNATEAMAEKVYPEDSVPELILRLSCAESAILIEIEDNGPGMTEEVRSRIFEPFYTLKGVGNGTGLGLSISYFIVKELHHGEFNVISKPDVGTKFTIKLPRSVDGQCPLDYFLSKTK, from the coding sequence GTGACCGCTGAGATCAAACTTTCTATTATCGCTATAAAAACAGCAATCCTTTACGCAGCTTTCGGCTGTCTATGGATACTTTTATCCGACAAGATTCTGCTGTTATTCGTACAAGATACTAATACAATCATCCGTTTAGAAACCTACAAAGGATGGTTTTATGTATTAGTTACGGCAGTACTTATTTATGGGTTTATAAAAAAATACCTCCGCTTGCAACAGCAAAGCCATGCACGATATATTCGTTTACTAAACAATATTGCTGACCCCATTTATCTTGCAGATTCACAGGGGAGAATCATCGACTCCAATAACTCAGCGTGTGATAAACTTGGCTACAGCCGCAAAGAACTCCTCACCAAGAAAATTGATGAAATAGACACCACAACCAATTTGCAAAAATGGAGTGAATTTATCGATACAGCTGATGACGACAAATCATTTTATATAGAGAGCTATCATAAGTCTAAAGATGGTTATGTTTTCCCAACTGAAATTTGTGTTTGCATCTTTAATGAAGATCAAGACCGCTATTGTTTAGGTGTTGCACGCGACATTTCAATGCGCAAAAAGACTCAAGAAATACTGATTCAAAATGAAAAAATGAGTTCTTTGGGAGAACTGGCGGCTGGAATGGCTCATGAAATAAACAATCCCCTTTCAGCAATAATGGGAGCATCCCAAAACATTTATAATAGAATGTTCACTGACAGCAAAATAAATATCGCCACAGCTAAAAAATACTCCATTTCATTAGATGATATGCGTAACTATTTGAAAAAAAGAAAAGTTAACCGCATGTTAAATTCAATTTCTGTGTCCGGAGTCAGGGCTTCGAAAATTATACAAAGCATGCTCACTTTCAGCCGTAAATCAATTAAACAGCTTTGTGTCTGCGAAATAAGTGAACTTTTAAATGAAACTATTGAGTTGATTTCCAGCGACTATAACCTGACAAAAGAATATGATTTTAAAAAGATTAAAATCACGCGTGAATACGGTGAAGATCTTCCGCAAGTCTGTTGCCTTGAAAACGAAATCCAACAAGTTCTACTAAATGTGCTTAAAAATGCCACAGAAGCTATGGCTGAAAAAGTTTATCCCGAAGACTCAGTGCCTGAATTGATTCTACGACTTAGTTGCGCTGAATCAGCTATCTTAATTGAAATTGAAGATAACGGACCGGGAATGACAGAAGAAGTAAGAAGTAGAATATTTGAACCATTTTATACATTAAAAGGCGTAGGAAATGGTACAGGATTAGGTTTATCCATATCCTACTTTATTGTTAAAGAATTACACCATGGAGAATTTAATGTTATCAGCAAACCTGATGTTGGAACGAAATTTACAATAAAACTTCCTCGATCGGTAGACGGCCAATGCCCTTTAGACTACTTCCTTTCAAAAACAAAATAG